GTTAAGTCCAGTTTCCGAGAAATAATTGGACATAATTAAGAAAATGCTTTGTAGTTGCATGTGGATATTCACTTGCAGATTAATGATTGAGCATTTTGGACTTTTGGAAAGAGTGGAGAGAACAGAACTCATTAGAGTTGTCATGATAATTGAGTTAGCTTTACATATTCAGGAACGAGAAATTTTATTTACCTAGCAAGTATCGggtaaaatgatttattgatatTGGATTTGATAAATATCAATGCAATGAACTGTTTCAAGACCAACCCCAATTGCTTTTTGAATTGATCCCCATCAGAACAAAATTAACTTGATTGATACATGTACCTACTAATTCGACATAGATCCAAGATATTTCATTGaatcatgtcatccatgatTGAGTCAATCTCCCTGGGACATTCTTGAGCAAAGAGCAATATGAAAGTTGTTAAACAACTTCAGTTGTGAAGAAACGGTGAAATGAGCCAGGATCTTTTGCTACATAGTCCCTCTCAATTCCACTGATAAATTGTTGCAAAAAAAGTAAACTTGTGTTCCAACCATATTCCTACTTCTTTTGCCTGTTCATGCCTGGACTGACTAAAAATTTCTCCAGGTTGTGTGGCAAACATTGAAAAACTGTTTCTCCCTCTTTTACATTGGATAGAAAGGACCCAGAGAAATTTCTGCTGTCTGTGAAGTTACTTTGCCTATAAAGAGGTGACAGAGTGTTTTTGTCCCTTCCCTTTTCAGCAGTCATCACTTGCTTGGGCTTGTTGCCTTGGTGATGTTGAGTTTCAGTTCGTTGATGCCTAATTGTGCTTCTATGTCAGCTTATCGAACATTTTGATACAAGTTGAGAGATCACACAATCCATAGGACACAAATATGAGATATATGACGCCATAAAGGAATTGGAAACTCTAGCAAAGATAACAGCAATTTTAAGATAACAATTCACTgatagggaaaataaaaaattcaagagcCTGTTCTTACTTActatgaaaaatgttttatgcCCCCATAAACTAGTCCAATGGCTAGTCTGTGATCTTTGAACTTTCAGACTTGGTGAACTGAAACATTTAGGAAACTGACTGAAAGCAATATATCATCATAATAGTCACCTACTTAGGCTGACTAGCATACCGCTTCgccttatttaaaattttgaattttgaactttAAATGCAGATATGTACCAGCATAAAGTagttcatttctttaattatgaAACTACGTTTGGTGTTTAATGGGTTGGAATCAGTGCAGGATCAAAACCAGAAGCATCAGTTGCAACAGATGGGGTTGCGGGTAACAAGACTCGTACATTCACATTCCGAGAACTTGCAACTGCAACAAACAATTTTAGGCAAGAGTCCCTTATAGGGGAAGGTGGATTTGGGACTGTTTATAAAGGGAAAATCGAAGGACTGGATCaggtaaaattttctttcatcactAATCTTTTGGTTGCACTTTAAACTTTTGTTGTAGGGACCGCACATTCTTTTGTGTCctataataataatcataaggGATTTACTAGATTCTTTTCATTCCTTTTATCAGGTTGTAGCTGTTAAAATGCTAAATAAGAGTGGGCTCCAAGGGAATAAGGAATTTTTGGTAGAAGTTCTGATGCTTTCTCTCCTGTGCCACCCAAACCTTGTCAATATGATAGGTTACTGTGCTGAAGGGGACCAGCGCCTTCTCGTCTATGAATTCTTGCCTTTAGGATCCTTGGAACGTCACCTCCATGGTAGTATTTTCCGTTTCATTATTCCTgaatttactaaatatacttTGGTTTCTCTCTTgtttcatgaagaagaagaaaaaaaaaactctagaaAGGATAATAAATCATTTATGTCAGTCCAGGTTTCATGAAGGAAAGCAATCTAAAAAGGGTAGTCAATGAATACTATCATTTTTGAAGTTCAGTatagatttcaattttttagttaaagaCACTAGATTTCCATGATTTCCACACCTGAAACAAGTTCTTAACAATATTACAAAACTAAGATTAATTTTGGTCTGTACTCCCTTCTTTATTTTGTGGTGGAGGTGGGGTGACTCAAGCTCCTTGGTGCCAATCATAAACGGAACTGACCAACAAATGAAATCATCTCCATTTCTTGTATGCATCATTCTCTGTTATTTGAAGCCTTTTTTCGGGCCTCTAGTTAAGCATGGGAATAAAGGGTATGCTGTGTGATAAAAATTTGACCTGATTGAAGTTAGTTTCAGTTGAAAACTTGTGTTTCTTTGATACATAATTTGTGGAAACATTTTCACTTTATCTCGGTTAATCATTTGTATCTTCATCGATAGTTTAGCGTGGCAACATGTTGAACAATATTTTTGACTTCTTTCCAGGTCTAATTTACACTAAGTAACCACCTCTCTGGACCTTTTTATAGTTAGAAGAGTGGGAACTATGGTGGAAAAACAATACTTGAAGTAGACCCCAGTTTGCAAATGATTCTTCCTAGTAAAATATGATTCCCCAGTATGCttgattaataattttatgttgGGATTTCTGAAAACAGAAATTCCAGTATAAATAATGAATGAGAAAAATGGAAATGCACTATTCCATCTCAAATGCTGCCCTCTGTTACTGCAACCAATGTTCTAAAGAAAGGCAGTATTAAATTTTGGTGCAAGTGATCCTTGTGGGGGTTCCCCATTCAGTGATGATAGTGATATTGACAAGATGCCGTCTTCACGGGGTAATCTATAGATCTAATATTTAAGTTCTTGTCGACATGCTGAATAGTGAAAGCGCTCTCAAATTTTGTGTCTTCATATGCTTATATTTCTGTCACTCTGGGAATCCTTACTGTTGGAAGGAGATTGTCAAGGCTTCATTCTAgcttttaattttcaattgcTCAAACCATACACATAATTGTGTTATCAATGATCTTGAGGTGCTTGTGCAGATCTTCCCCCGGATAAGGAGCCATTGGATTGGAACACAAGGATGAAGATAGCATGTGGTGCAGCCAAAGGATTGAGCTACCTTCACCATGAAGCGCAGCCTCCTGTCATATACAGAGACCTAAAATCATCTAACATTTTGTTGGATGAGGGTTTCTATCCAAAACTGTCTGATTTTGGGTTCGCTAAGTTCGGTCCAGTTGAAGATAAGTCCCATGTCTCGACCAGGGTGATGGGCACCCATGGTTACTGTGCTCCTGAGTATGCCACAACCGGGAAACTAACAGTGAAGTCTGACACATATAGTTTTGGGGTAGTTTTATTGGAGCTGATCACTGGACAATTTGCAATAGATCCCACCCGTGGCCATGGAAAAAAGATGCTTGTTGATAGGGTAAATCCCCCTTATATGTCTTCTCAATTAGACCAAATCTTAAGTGAATAACATCTCTAAAGTGGCTACATGGTGAAGCTGAGTAGCAGCGACAGTTGCAAGTATGCAACACAACCCATTCCATTCCTGGATAGTTTAATTCACAAGAATTTATTTTACTTGTGTGTAATCATAATTAAATGacttaaattttgtatttgtagCTAATGGGTGTTGttaatttttcttgtttccttttCTGTTTGCAGGTACTCCCCATATTAAAAGACCCCAAGAACTATCCCCGGTTGGCAGATCCACGGCTGAAGGGCCAGTTCCCAGAGTCTGCTCTACACCACGCTATAGAGCTGGCATCCATGTGTGTCCGGGAAAATGCTAATGCCCGTCCCCTAATGAAAGAAGTGGTGCTTGCTTTGGATTACTTGGTGGCCCATCCCTATGATCCCAACGCAGACAAGGATTCGAGGAAGAGAGGAGTAAGGACATCTGAGAATGGGGCAGATTTGAAAGGCCCTGAGAAGGATACAATAGAAGTGGGGAAGAAGTTGAACAGCACCATAGATCGGGAGCAAGCAGTTGCAGAGGCCAAGAAGTGGGGGGAGAGTTGGAGAgacatgaaagaaaaagggCAGAGTAGTAGTTGTAATAGCTAATAGAGTTTCACAGTTCCCACCTTTCCATTCTCATCTGTCACTTTTCGAATTCTTGGACAGAAAAAGGGTAAAAACGCAAATTTGTCCATGACAGAAGAATCCAAAAGCTTAAAAATTGTGAAGGAAGAAGAGAACTTGGGAGCGGAATAAATGACTGTAAAAATGGATCTGGTAAGCCTAAATATATCGACTTTGTACACAAAATTTTGCTCTGCTATTTTAAAATGAGGTGACATTTGTCCAATGCACTGAACATTAACATTCAAGATGGGGCAGATGTGGTTGGGCTGGAGAACCATTGAGGTCCATGGAACTACATCTTCTCAAATTTAAGTCCCCCCATCGGCCATTATTTTTGTTACACAAATTACTTCTCCTCTGCAGAAATGTTGAAGGACTAGGGCTCATCCTCCAGAGGAGGAGGATTTATGGTTCCAACTGGGTTCATGATCATCACATTCCCTATATTTTCTCAAGTTTTGTATTTCTCTCAAACACAAAATGTGGTCGCTTAAAAGGGCTCATTTTTCACCGAACAAAATCATAAtccacacataaaaaaaatgcaaggtCCTACCGGGAGTCGAACCCAGGTCGCTGGATTCAAAGTCCAGAGTGCTAACCACTACACCATAGAACCGTTTGCGAAGTTGTGCCAGAAGTAACAAATTTAACCTAGTAGACCCACCTACAAACGACCAATTCAATGTCGGTTAGCTGGTGCCGGCAcatcatatttgatattttccaAAGGAAGAAGAGCATTGAATAGATCTGTACAACTTGTAAGAGAAAGAGCTTTGAGCGTTTGTTGGATGCTTGAGAATtgcaaattcaaaattaatatattcgTTATTCACCTTTTGTCACCTCCCATCTTCATCCTTTGATTCCATTTGGCCACCCTCCACCCTACATGTCTCACGAGTCAACCCTCAAAACAACAATACCAATTATTACCCCATTCAACTTTATTCAAAGCTTACTACTATATTCATATTTCATACCACTCATCTCCACTAATATATCTAACTTTGAATGCAATATGgccattaaaaattgaaaaactctCCCTCTTTTTCTTCCACTCTTAATCATGGCTTGTCACCTCCATTCCATTACCGACCAAGAGGAAAAAAGGGcatgtaaaattaataaaataacctCACATTCATAAATCTAATCCTCCTcatattttaatctaaaaaataataggagaattatcttttgggggtagatggccccaaattaacaaaaaatgatatgaaatagtaatagacaaatataccctttaagaacacatataaaatattttataaaattaagttaaataattttttttttcaaaaatactaaattaaataaaagtagttttcaaaaatattaaattaaatattttttttcaaaaatattaaattaatttttttttcaaatatattaaattattttaaaatttttaaaaaatattaaattaaataaaagtattttaaaaatattaaattacataaaagtatttttaaaaaatattaaattaaataaaagtattttttaaaaatattaatttttttctcaaaatcaacaaagggcatttttggaaatactgaaggatgatatccttcaactcaatttccatactttcattgggtcttgggctcaatttCAAGAGTTAcgtggaccttttgttaatttgagaGTCCATCtaccccaaaacataattctcccaaaaataatttatgttaaAGATCGGTTAATTTAAggacatttatattaaatatccGTTGATTTAAGggtatttatgttaaaaatcgGTTACGGGTTATTTTTACTATTTGGATTATTTCTTCATTTCAATAgattaattttatgtttattatttttttaagcatGGCAAGGCTTTGATAGTATTAGTAAATAAATGAGAGTGGCATAACGGTAAATAGTTGGATGAAGAAGGGGGATTGAAAAAGGTGGAGCGGCGAGCCGGTGGGCGATCCAAGTTGGGGGGGGGGGAAGGCAAAGCGGTCACCCCACTAAAATTGGTCTGCTCAGAAAACATACCAATAACAATCCGCCACGTCGCCAAGACCACCTGTAAAGGTGCACCTCCTCATCGCACCCAGACAACCCCAGTGAGAATCTCAAATCTCTGTTTCGTGAAAAGGAAAGCGTGGACAAACCAAAACCCTTTCCCCTCCACTACCTCCTCATGGCATGTCGGCGCAAGAAAACTCGCCAATCGCTCCACCCCGCCGGCGACGCCCTGTGATCGTCGTAGGTCGCCGGCATCTCACGTTTCTAATTTAGGTCCGTGCCAGTGAAGCCTAAGCCCTAGAACAGCTATTCCGCagttgtttttcttgtttcataGTTGGAATTTCATACTCGCGATCTCAAGCTGGCTGCGAGAATCAAGGGTGGGAGTAGGAGTGAGAGTGAGAGAAAGATGTATGTGGTTCCTCCTCCACAGGGGACGGATCCGGGTTCT
Above is a genomic segment from Vitis riparia cultivar Riparia Gloire de Montpellier isolate 1030 chromosome 14, EGFV_Vit.rip_1.0, whole genome shotgun sequence containing:
- the LOC117929839 gene encoding probable serine/threonine-protein kinase PBL7, whose amino-acid sequence is MPIVEPMEYCRCFGFRKGRKYRGSDSMQKLQPSRTSTDPELPSGSKPEASVATDGVAGNKTRTFTFRELATATNNFRQESLIGEGGFGTVYKGKIEGLDQVVAVKMLNKSGLQGNKEFLVEVLMLSLLCHPNLVNMIGYCAEGDQRLLVYEFLPLGSLERHLHDLPPDKEPLDWNTRMKIACGAAKGLSYLHHEAQPPVIYRDLKSSNILLDEGFYPKLSDFGFAKFGPVEDKSHVSTRVMGTHGYCAPEYATTGKLTVKSDTYSFGVVLLELITGQFAIDPTRGHGKKMLVDRVLPILKDPKNYPRLADPRLKGQFPESALHHAIELASMCVRENANARPLMKEVVLALDYLVAHPYDPNADKDSRKRGVRTSENGADLKGPEKDTIEVGKKLNSTIDREQAVAEAKKWGESWRDMKEKGQSSSCNS